A genome region from Cutaneotrichosporon cavernicola HIS019 DNA, chromosome: 5 includes the following:
- a CDS encoding uncharacterized protein (Mitochondrial carrier protein): protein MSQTVQKAEEAKKSSVTAAKPYPFYLGGLAASFAGSITHPLDLTKVRLQTSEDKKMIQSFRRTISNYGIRGLYDGLTGTLLRQMTYSLMRFAAYDHFKSQLHQGPGPPPVWKLAVAGSCAGGLAGMFGNPAELIMVRMQADRGKPPADRYNYRNAIQGLYAMAKQEGVTSWYRGLVPNGVRSVLMNASQLGSYDWFKHTILDFKMFQDGPIVHFLASLGAGTVATTVCSPADVIKSRVMNAHDNASVLKVIRDSVAKEGPGVFFKGWLPAWIRLQPNTILIFLTLEQLKKGVDRYRRAGGTLL, encoded by the exons ATGAGCCAGACGGTccagaaggccgaggaggccaagaagagcAGCGTCACTGCGGCAAAACCGTACCCCTTCTACTTGGGCG GTCTTGCTGCGTCGTTCGCGGGCTCCATCACGCACCCCCTTGACCTGACCAAGGTCCGCCTGCAGACGTccgaggacaagaagatGATCCAGAGCTTCAGGCGAACGATCAGCAATTACG GCATCCGTGGACTGTACGACGGTCTGACCGGCACGCTCCTGCGACAAATGACGTACTCGCTCATGCGCTTCGCCGCGTACGACCACTTCAAGAGCCAGCTGCACCAGGGTCCTGGCCCACCCCCCGTCTGGAAGCTGGCGGTCGCGGGCTCGTGTGCGGGTGGTCTCGCGGGCATGTTCGGTAACCCCGCCGAGCTGATCATGGTGCGCATGCAGGCGGATCGTGGAAAGCCGCCAGCCGACAGGTACAACTACCGCAACGCGATCCAGGGCTTGTATGCTATGGCAAAGCAGGAGGGCGTCACGTCGTGGTACCGCGGGCTCGTACCCAACGGCGTCCGCTCTGTGCTCATGAACGCGTCGCAGCTCGGATCATACGACTGGTTCAAGCACACGATCCTTGACTTCAAGATGTTCCAAGATGGGCCAATCGTGCATTTCCTCGCTTCCCTTGGTGCTGGTACTGTGGCTACGA CCGTGTGTTCGCCTGCGGACGTCATCAAGTCGCGGGTAATGAACGCGCATGACAATGCGAGTGTCCTCAAAGTCATCAGGGACTCGGTTGCCAAGGAGGGGCCGGGCGTCTTCTTCAAGGGGTGGCTCCCAGCATGGATCCGTCTTCAGCCAAACA CCATCTTGATCTTCCTCACgcttgagcagctcaagaaggGTGTTGACAGGTACCGCCGCGCCGGAGGGACGTTGCTATGA